From one Pseudomonadales bacterium genomic stretch:
- the rplK gene encoding 50S ribosomal protein L11 has protein sequence MAKKIEAYIKLQVAAAQANPSPPVGPALGQHGVNIMEFCKAFNAQTQGMESGAPVPVVITVYSDRSFTFTMKTPPASFLLKKAAGLKSGSGRPNTEKVGKVTRAQLEEIATTKQPDLTAADMDAAVRTIAGSARSMGIDVEGV, from the coding sequence ATGGCAAAAAAAATTGAAGCCTATATCAAGCTTCAGGTGGCTGCTGCTCAAGCCAACCCAAGTCCACCTGTAGGCCCTGCTCTGGGTCAGCATGGTGTCAATATCATGGAGTTCTGTAAAGCGTTTAATGCTCAGACCCAGGGTATGGAGAGCGGCGCGCCTGTTCCGGTTGTTATCACGGTTTACAGTGATCGCAGCTTCACATTCACCATGAAAACGCCACCCGCTTCTTTCCTGTTGAAAAAAGCGGCTGGCTTGAAAAGTGGCAGCGGGCGACCCAATACTGAAAAAGTGGGCAAAGTGACTCGCGCCCAGCTTGAAGAAATTGCAACGACCAAGCAGCCCGATTTAACCGCTGCTGATATGGATGCTGCGGTGCGGACTATTGCTGGTTCTGCCCGGTCCATGGGTATTGATGTGGAGGGCGTATAA
- the rplA gene encoding 50S ribosomal protein L1 — MAKLSKRVRAMREKIEEGKQYSIEDAVALLKEFSTVKFTETVDVAVNLGVDPRKSDQAVRGATTLPNGTGKTVRVAVFTQGENAEAAKAAGADLVGMEDLADQIKAGNMDFDVVIASPDAMRVVGTLGQVLGPRGLMPNPKTGTVTPDVVTAVNNAKAGQVRYRTDKNGIIHGGIGSVSFEPAAIKENLEALVVDLKKAKPASAKGIYLKKVVLSTTMGPGLLIDQASLEV, encoded by the coding sequence GTGGCCAAGTTATCGAAGCGCGTTCGCGCGATGCGTGAAAAGATTGAAGAAGGCAAGCAATACTCTATCGAAGATGCGGTTGCCCTGCTGAAAGAATTTTCCACTGTGAAATTTACTGAAACAGTTGATGTTGCAGTGAATCTGGGTGTTGATCCTCGCAAATCAGATCAGGCGGTGCGTGGTGCAACGACGCTGCCAAACGGAACGGGTAAAACGGTTCGTGTAGCGGTATTTACCCAGGGTGAGAATGCGGAAGCAGCTAAAGCGGCCGGTGCAGATCTGGTGGGCATGGAAGATCTTGCTGATCAGATCAAGGCGGGCAACATGGATTTTGATGTTGTGATTGCCAGTCCGGATGCCATGCGTGTTGTGGGTACTCTCGGTCAGGTGCTGGGTCCCCGTGGTCTGATGCCTAACCCGAAGACCGGCACAGTGACGCCCGATGTGGTCACCGCAGTGAACAATGCTAAAGCTGGTCAGGTGCGTTACCGTACAGACAAAAACGGTATTATTCATGGTGGTATTGGTAGTGTGAGTTTTGAGCCTGCTGCTATTAAGGAAAACCTGGAAGCGTTGGTGGTGGATCTGAAAAAGGCCAAGCCCGCTTCAGCAAAAGGTATTTATCTCAAGAAGGTGGTGTTGTCGACAACGATGGGCCCTGGCTTGCTGATTGACCAGGCGTCTTTGGAAGTTTAA